The following nucleotide sequence is from Takifugu flavidus isolate HTHZ2018 chromosome 4, ASM371156v2, whole genome shotgun sequence.
CACCTACATACTGCAGGTATATGTGACACATGGTTTTTAGGAAACACACTTTCATGGAATTAGTAATGCAGATAAATGATCCATTCAGACCaaattgtgagtgtgtgtctgttagTTGGACGTTGAGGCAGGTCTAAGGTGTATGTCTGTATGTAGCTGCTTGCAGTAGGTATCAGTAAAACATCCTCACATCCCTGTCTGTTCTGTAAGTTGGAGGAAGAGAAGTCTGTCCTTCAGGCTCAGAAACGGGAGGCGCAACAGGAGAAGTTGACCATCAGGGATGAGCTGGTCCGACTGGAGCAGGACCGTCTGGAGCTGGACGCTGCGCGCATCACGCTGCAACATTCACTGCAGGATGTCGAGCTTAGCCAGGTGGGGGTGGATGCCGAACTGCAGAGTCTCAGGGAAGAGAAGGTTAAACTGCAGGAGAGAGTCACCCAGGTACAGAAGAGATCTCAACACAGCACAagaaaacaggggaaaaaaggattCTGTGATTTATTCCTCATtggttttgggtttattttggcAGCTTTGCAGTGAAGTGTCGTCTCTGGGATCAGAGTTGAGTCTGGCCAAAGGGGAAGGCCAGAGGTCCGAGGTGGCCTTGGAGGAAGCTGGTCGCAGTCGAGCTGAACTGGCCCGGGACAAAGCGGCGCTGGTGGTGCAGCTGACAGCATCGGAGAAGGAAAACACTGCGCTGTCGGAGGAGCTAGCTgctttcaggtgtgtgtgagcgttgGATGTAAGACGATTCCCCCATCGTGCTGCGTGGGTAACGTGTGATCGCGACCCTTCAGGTCAGAGCGGGAGTCTCTGGAAACCAGTCTCTTCGAGATGCAACAGCAGCTAGTTCAGGCAGAATCTCGGCGGGAACAGCTGGAGGCGGAGAACCAAAACCTCCGCTTGCGCAGCGAGACTGCAGCGGGTGAGAAAGATGGGGAAATGGAAGAtgcacaaaatgtatttaaattctTCCAATGGTTCAGTAATTTTCAGATTCCTGATCATTGTGGAAcaaactgcaaacacacagatatACAAACCTTCACGTGCACAGAGATAAACCGCTCCAGTTCTGCTGGCAGACGGACCCGTGGCACATTCGTCTCCTTAAGAGCTAAACTTCAGATGTCATATTATTATAATAGCAAGGAAATGATAGAGTATGACAGAGTAACAGCTTAATGGATAAATcctgtgttttcttctcctgGATGTTTTCTTGGATGCGATTTCCAGCTGAACTGAGGCGCCTGCGCTCAGATGGCGAGAATGTGTTGGCCCAGGCTGAGAGGGAGAAACAGGCTCTGACTCAGACCCTAAATGCCGCACAGCTGGAGGCCCAGCAGGCCTTGCACAAGGCCGTCTCTGAAcatcaggaggaggtggagagactGGTCTCAGAAAAGGTCAGAAGGTTCATTCGTCCAGTACAGGCTCTGCACGGAGATTTTCTGGGATTTTAAACGCTGATGGCTGCTCTGTTTTTCACAGGAGGCTTTACGAGACAgcctgctgatggagcaggagtcTGCCCTGAGAAAGCTGaggcaggagatggaggagccGCTCCACAGGGCAGAGAGGGAacgagaggagctgcaggaagagctgaggaGTCTCCAGCACGACAGAGATCAGAGTCTGCTGCAAGCCGAGACGGAGAAGCAACAGGTCAGATCCGGGCTTCTGGGACCCTACAAATGCAGTAAATCATCGGTTTCTGCCTGTCGTGAGTCTgctgttccctctctgcagGCTCTGTCTTTGAAGGAGACGGAGAAGGCCGTGCTGTCTGACAGGGTGTCGTGCCTGCAGGCGGAGCTGACAGCCGCAGCCCTGGAGGCCGAGCGAATGTCGAGAGAAGCCGCTCTCTAcagagagcaggagcaggtgatGCCAGTGACGCCCGTGGTGAAGACCTGTCTTCCTGGTCTTGCTTTTTATTTCGATTTTTGGGGTTTCGACGCAGATCAGAGTCGCGGCGCTGAACAGCGAGCTGCAGGCCCTCCGCTCTCAGCTGGAGGATGCCTCTTCTCTTCACGAAAGGGAGCTCCAGAGTGCCAGAGAGGCTTGTACCGACCTGCAGTCTCACACTGATGTTGCTCTAAAAGAGGTTAGGATCCCATTTAAGGGAGGATGCAGTGCAGCAAGCGCATATCTTCTTCCATAAAGGCACAATGATGGAACAtgctttccttttccttttccttttttagctGGATCAATGCAGAGCCGCGCTCGCCGCTAACGAAGAAACCAGGGACCAGCTGAAACGCGATGTGATGGACGCTGAGCGGCGGCAAAACCAAACAGTGGACACCTTGGAGACCTGCAGGAGAGAGGTGTCAGAGCTACGACGCAACCTTGCTGACATCACCCACGAGAAGGACACTCTGAGCCACTCCAATATTCTGCTGAGGGAGACTGTGCGAAGTGCCGAATCAGAGAGAATCAGGTAAAGTCCCAAGCTGATGAAAGGAGCTTCGGAGAAACGCAAACTTACAACTGGGTGTTTTTCCAGTGTGAAACGGCAGCATgaagagaaggagcagaagcTGAGTGTGCTGGAGGAGAGTTTTGCATCCGTTCAAAAGGAGGTTACGGAGCTGCGCGGCTGCCTGCGGGAGGTCGAAAGGTCGCGACTCGAAGCTCGACGAGAACTTCAGGAGCTACGCAGAAAGGTCTGCCATCCCTGCCTCCCACTGCAGGTCTGAATTGGATCTCTTTAGAGCCATCTTCATGTAATGGGCTTTactttgctgcagctgaaggttctggatggggagaaggagcagaaagaaagagaggtggcagagctgcagactcGCCTGCTGctagaggagcagagggaggaagagaaagcaaAAGAGCTTTTCGCAGTCAGACACAAGTTAACTGAAGCCGAAACTGCTCGGGACTTTCTCAagaaggaggtgaggatggCTTGGAGCCAAAGGGCACGTCCTCGCCTTCCTGTTAAGCCCTGTCAAAacttcctttttatttcagcTGTCCATGACCCAGAAGCGGCTGGTGGAGTCCGAGTCCAGCTGGCGAAGCGGTGAAAGAGAACTGACCGCTCAGCTGCAGGAGGCTCGTGGCTGCGAGAAAAAGCTGCAGGATGAAGCGAAGAACCTCGCCCTGCGCACCCAGGCAGCCCAGGACTCTGCCGCACAGTCAGGCCTGCTTCTGAGTGAAACCCAGGGTCGGTTAGCTGCCACGGAGGCCGAGCTTATCCGAGCCGAGGCTGGGAAGAAAGACCTGGAGTTTCGCCTGAACAGCATTCAGTCCGCGCTAACACGGACACTGGGTATCGGAGCGAGTGGCAGGAGAGGACGGGGTAGGAGCCCAGGAGGTAGCTCGACATCACCGGGCACCATATCGCGTCACCAGAGCATTTCGCCACTGCGGACCTCGCTATCGCCTCCCAAAGGTAAAAGTGAAATCTGCAGTTTACAGAAGCAAAATTGTTTgctatcatttattttttttggttcaTGATAATCAGGCTCTGAAAGCTTAATATCTAGTTTTTATTGTCAGAAATTCAAGTCTGCACCCCTGACACTACTTTAAATTCGGGAGCGGCATCTCCTGAGAGAGGGGAAGCACCACTGCCGCTTCCTCAGCCCGAGTTGGACCCTGACGCCCTGCGGAGCGACCTGAGAGACTTCATGCAGGAGCTGCGTGAAACCCAGAGAGAGcgggtaaaagaaaaaagaaatgttttaggAGCAAGTTGTCAAGGATATTTAGGCCAGGGTACTTACATTATGATCGACCCATGTTTTATTCCTGGATTTTCAGGATGATGCGAAATGCAGAGTCGGGCTCCTGGAGCGGGAGTTGGAGGAGATGTTGGGGGACCAAGACTCCACTCAGAGTCGCCTGACTCATCTCCAAAAGGCCTTCCAGGAATACCAAGAAGGTCACTGCTCGAgtaatttgacattttaaaagccTAATTTGAATGACCTAACGTGCTTTACACGCGCCGGGGCAGGAAAGCGTGGGCTGGAAGAGCGCCTGAGCACCACGCagattctgctgcagcagcaggaggaggcggtGAGGAGGGCAGATAGGGACAGGAGGGCGGTCACCGACCGGCTGAGGGATTTAGAGCGAGCGCTGCAGGTGTCTGAGACGGATAAAAAGAAcatgcaggtacacacacacgcgcacacactcttCACGTACGTGCTTGCACAGCAGTGACAACGGATCTGCCGTGATCAGCATATGGCAGCGCTCCACAGTAGAGGCACGACTACACCcagaacacaataacaacagatGCCAATaacaacagaacacacacacttgcatgccAGCAGCCCATATGTCTGGTTCTAAATAAGTTTCCTTCTgcacaggaggagagaggtggaacaaaACCACTATTTCATATACAGTACATTTATTATCGGACCCAGCTGTGGATCTTACTTTTGTGCCTATGCATGCATTTGTGTTTAGAGTGaaggcctgtttttttttttaaactgtcaaaCATCTAACTGCTCAGGATCAGTTAAATAAGCAGCGCGCTGCTGAGATGCGCCTGGActcggagaggaggaggctgcgtGAGGCTCTGGAGGCGGCTGAAGCTCGAGCCACCCGGGTGGAGCTGGGGAGGCGCAGTCTGGAGGGGGAGCTGCAGAGGCTCAAACTGAGCCTGGGGGATCGGGAAACGGAGAGCCAGAATTCCCAGGAACGCTACGACTCACTGATGAAACAGGTACAAGAGGATGATCACATCGATGAGTTAGTTCTGGTCTCGTGAATTTGTGATTATTTATGATTCCCATCAGGTCATTTGTTACTGGGGTAAATTGAATGATTTACTACATACACCACAGCGCACATTCAGAGCTGCACAACATGACTGCAAATAACAATTCAAGGCTGCATTCTTCACTTTTCTCACAATAATTAATATCCAGTTATTAGTAGATGGAGATCCTTTCAAGCGGTCATGTGCCATgattgaccagcaggtggcgcacTCGCTTGGCTGTAATGTTCACGTCCAGTTATTGAAGTAGTATTATTGTTCCTAAAAGtccatttaaaaacagaaatggagcagcttcactcaGCTACCTATGCACAAACAGTAAAAATTCCCTTACAAAGTGCCACACACTGtagagagacagaaaaggacGGATGACTTTATGAGTATGTTTGTCTCCATCATGGATTTATGAATTCAAATATGATTGAGTATTTGAATACTCAATCATTCAAATactgacatttatttatgcTTCCTGAGCTTTAGTGTCTAAAACTATTCTAACCAACGTAGCATTATGTTAGCAGTGTGAGTGCTAACTCACCTACTACCTATCAACCTAGGTATCGGAATTTTAACGTTTTATGGATTCATTGAAATCACAATCCTCATGAAACCCAGAACGAAAAAAAATACCAAGAAAAAAAGTACAAATGTGGTTTTTACAAATTGCAGCTGTCTGAAGGAGAGGCCCGCACGTCCTTGctgcagagagagacggagaggctGAGCCATTCACTACTCAAATCACAGGAGGATGAATCGATACTCAAAGAGAAGATATCCTCCCTCAGAAAGAGCCTCCAGGAGGCCGCTGCCTCCCACAGCAGTCACCAGAGCCGACTGGCAGCTCTGCAGAAGATGCTGACTGAGGTTGAGCACGACAAACGGCTTCTACAGGTGAAAGAGACGGGGGGAAAACGCAGACCGCGTTGATTCTAAATTCACCATCATGAGTTGTTCTTCTATACCAATAAGGAGCAACTAGAAGAGGCTCGTGTGTCGGCggcagaggggaagagaagTTCGGCCTCCATCTCTGAGCGTATCCAAAGCTTGCAAGGCGAGCTGAGCCACAGCGAGCGGAGACGAGAGGAACTGGAGGCGGAGCTCAGGAGCACACAAGAGGTGAAGGAGATTGTTTGAGAATCATCTTGAACTTAATTAGGGTGGAATTTAATCTTTTACAGTGGCCCAAACCATAGGAGGAAGGTGCAAACACCAGCTTCTCAGTCGTGTAACTGTTCTTTTTCCCTtatcagctcctgcagcagcgcaCAGCCAGTCTCACAGAGGCCCAGCGCAGCGCCCAGTCAGCTCAGGTGGAACGGGCCACCGTAGAGGAGCGGCTGCgggggctgcagagagccgTAGCCATGCTGGAAACCGAGAAGAAAGATGCGGAGCGACAGGctgtgaggctggagaaggaCAAGAACGCATTGAGAAACACGTTGGATAAGGTCAGGGACACAGCGCACGCAGAAATGTTTCCTTCACACCCCCGGTAATCTTCAAACCAAATCATTTGTGAGGTTTAGCTACAGACAATTGAAACTGCAGGTTTTATTCGCCACAATTGGTGCGTGGGGAACATGCTCACAAGCGCATCTTTGGCCAGGTGGAGCGTCAGAAGCTGATGACCGAGGAGAGCAGCATGCGCCTGTCTGCTGCAAAGGGCCGCTTGGATCGCTCCCTGAACACAGccgagcaggagctgcaggaagcccAGCAGCAGATCCTGATGCTGCAGGTGGGAATCgaccacaaaaaacaaacccaatcaACCCCTACTGACAAACTGCGGCTAAGGGAAGCCGCAGAGGCGACACCACTGGCCTCAGTGTTTGCTTTGATAGCTGTTTCACACCTTTGGAGGCTCGAAGGGCTTCCTGCAATAGTCACCTCTAATAGCTCCTTCACACCTCTTGTGCTCCGAAACATTTGTCATGTCTTTGTGAAACTGCAAATTAGTTAAAAGTGGgtagaaagaagaaaaatatgtTGCAGGTTCCACTTCAAGAGGCAATCTTCAATTTGTTTTTACCAAGTCAGTAAAGATCACTGAGGAACGAGGGAAATAACACAGTTTTGTGTTTCGCTTATCTCGAAGTGCCACCTTTGACCTTGATGTGAAAGGTTTGTTTGTGTGGATGTTAATCTGTGGTACATTAGCCTACTTTTAAATGCGCTTTTTTTCCAGGAATGATTCACAGTTTCCAGATTGTTGCAATTTTCACATTTGCTCTCCCCCCTCGCTTGATTTACCGCATTTTCTTTTCTCGCAGTCAACAAAGTTAAGTGTTTGCCAGAcatctgtgtcttctctgcaTCGCCTGCTTCGCGTTCCCTCCAGGTTAATCTCAGTTGTTTGATGGCTGCATTAACGGAGTTCCAGATAAATTTACTGCAGCATGGGAACACTTGATCCGCAGGTCACCACCAAAGTCTCCTCATCGCGTGGTTTGTTGGTCCTGTTTAATGTTTGTTGTGGTACTCAGACGCAGCTGGCTGATCTGGAACAGTCACACGGGCTGTGCGAGAGTCTGGTGAAGCAGCGTGAGGAGGCCCAGCGGGAGGCCGAGAGACTCAGGAGCAGCTTCAGGGAGGCCGAACAAACGCTGGGCGCCAGAGAGAGGGCTCACAGACACCGGGTCAAAGGCCTGGAGGAACAGGTAAACACGTCACGTGACAGAAGAACATTAGGATTAAACCACGTCTAATAAAGTGGAACCGTTTTTGTCGCCTGCTGCAGGTTTCCACCttgaaggagcagctgctgcaggagatgaaGCGCCGGCAGCCTTCTCTTCCGTCCCCCTTAATGCCCGCGGGAAACTGAGAGAGGCTTCGCAGCCGTGCACCGCCAGCGCGAGCAGACATGAGATCCAGGGAAAATCCGCTCGTCCCGAACAGCCCAACACCGAATATTCCGACGCCGAAACAAGCGCGGCTGCCATTTTGGGAAGAAGATGGCGAGCGGGTGAAGAACACTAGCAGCAATTACCCACATCTGTGCGGCGAGTGGATGCAGCGCTTGCTCGACATCCTGAGGATTCCTCTCCAGGAACACTCTAGATGTCACACACAGGCGCGTGTGCCAGTTGTGCGGTTTGGCCTCAGGGAGGAGCATAAACAGAGCGAGCAGATTTTATCCAAGTTTACTGGATATATCAGTGTTATGAGAGCCATCTGATCCAGTAGGAAGTACTGTGTGTGTAGAGTACATGTTGGTTTATTTTAGTTAATCTCACTaacttcatttttaaaagactaTAAATAGAAACAGgttaaaaacagtaaaaacaactAGTCATGTTTCCAGAATAAGCTCACTGCGTCCGCTGTGAATGTTTTACAAATACTCCTCAGATCATGTTACACAGACGAGTCGTGACCCACGCCAGCTGTagtaaaaaaacatttatttttcccagTCTTTATAGtgacagttttttgttttttttgatgaaGCAGTAGTACAGAGGCCAGCACCCGTTCTTACTGGGATTAGTACACGTTAACTCGACTGCTATGCAGCGATCCAGGTGGCAGTAGTAGAACATCTGAGGTCACTCACCACTCGTTTCCTCACACATCTCACACACTGCTGACGGCTGGAGACTGACTATTCCTGTCTGATGTCAGAGCACAGCGCCCACTGTGGATGAGCTGATCATCGTGACATTAACTGCTTTTTGACGCATGTACAGTAAGAtaccaacaaaaacaaagcatggGATTAATATGGTAAAATATGCCAAAAAAAAGATGCCATGTGCATCTGTAATAGATAATATAGCACCAGTGATTTATACAATCATCAATGTTCTTTGGAGTATAGTCAACCGTACACagatatagaaaaataaaagaacaaacataGGAAATCAGACACACAAGTGCTTTAAGCACGGGAGTAATGACTCGTACATGAGGATCATAGAGAATGAGATGGTAAGGGGATGTAGAGTGCGGCAGTATCCGGGCAGATAGAATCCCTGACGTCCACGTTCCATCAGCAGCCTCCACAGCTTTTCCCACAGCTTCCTCCCAGCGATGAGCAGCCGCCACTCAGTGCTGCCACCCCGCAGCGAGAGAACTGATCACGACACAGGTccgctggacacacacacacgcacaagttCAAATTAGCTGCTGTGAAGCACCAACGAGCGAGAGGACACGCAGCCAACCCACCTCTGAGCAGCTCTTCGTGTGCACACAcggtcctcacacacacctctttgtTGATGACATACACTCGTCGCAAACTGAATGAAGAACATAGTCAAACATCAAGTCGGGATAACCTACAGAGGagtcgctcttcctcctccagacagTCTGGCTTAAATTCAAAGCCAATAATGAATGAACAGGTGTGTAGTTAATCATCTGAAAATGTGCCAATTTGTGCCATCAAAATCAACCGTTGTCTAACAGCATTAATAATTAAGACCATCTGTGATGACATCACTAAGACCATTATCAGGGACACCATTAGTAATATCATCAAGATCATTAAGTCGCGCCATTGGTCACATCTTGAGTAACagcgggggggaaggggggggggggggggcataccTGTAGAAGCAGAGGCTGTTCAGACACTGTTTGCATGGCTTGTGAACAGAGTAGAGTCTGGTGCAGGGATACTGCTCCTCCCTGCAATCTGGACACCAACAGCACCATCAGATCCACTAAACTACTGCCTGGTTACCAGCCAACTGCTGCCTTTCTTACCCAGAGGGCCGGGCTCTGTGGGCTCCGTCACCAGGTCAGACTCTGATATCGCACGTGTATAAATGAGTCACTGACCAACATCTTAAACATCAGAATTCAGACTGGAAGAGAGCGTCCACCCACCTGGCTTCTCTGGACGAACCCCCGGCTTGCCCTGAAGCAGCTGAAACTGAGAATCTGTGGTTTCTGAACAGCAAAGAGGGGAgttcatattttaaaacatgttCTAATATAATGTAAATATAGATGAGGAATATTCATCTGAAACTGAAAGGACTTTACCAGGAAAATAATCTAGCCCAAAGTCCTCTGGaacaaagaaaggagagaaaatgattaATCGTCTCCAACACACAGAATGAAGCACCTTCACACAAGAAGTGCACGTTGAAGAGTGTGGCCGTGCGCAGTAATGGCCTTTGCATGCAAGATGTTTACGAAAGAACAAGAAGTTTTAGCCGTGGTTAAAGCCGTTCTCAACACGCGGGAGAGGTGGTCCTCGAGGCTAGGTGATACATCGGGGAGCAATGGAGAACACATGTGCAGAGCTGGAACAATTAAAGCCAATGTTCTTCTAACCAACTCACCCAAAAAAGGGAAGGGTTCCTGGTACTGGGCCTGGGCGAGCAGCACAGCTGTGGACGGTTTGTGACGACAGTGAAACACAAGTCATGAAAACGGGCGAAACAGTCGACACTCAAGTGCTACTCTCCTGACAACCCCATCCAGGACCGTACCTCTGTATCGTCCTCGACTACTCAAAGGTAAACGATTTCACAACGTTCAATACGGCAAATTAGGCAGGTCGTTATAGCAGCCGCCGTGTTAGTGTTGGACCAAAATCAGCCTGTTTCCAGTTGCACACGCAAGGATGACCTCAATCTCCTGCTGGCAGGAGCGCAACTGGCCACAGACTGTGGTCGTTTCACCGATTGTGGCCAGATGGCGCAGGATGGCGGCGTTACCTGGCATGCAGATTAGAAGGAGGACTCTCATGGTCACTCTGGGCGGGAGGTAGACTGCCTggaacactggggggggggggggggggggataaggaGAGCGTTAACCATCAAAAGTGATTAGGAGGAATGAAGTGTGCAGTCTGGCTGGTCCTCCTCGCTATTTTCCCTGCCCTCTCTCACCTTACCGCccgctgtgacccccccccccatgtcctccctcctcctatGGCCCCAAATAACCAGGGCCAGAGGAAGAAAGGGGGAGAAAACCCAAAGCAAGAATGCAGCGCCTCGGCCTTCCGAAGAACAATCTCTCTGCTTTCCTGCTCTTGCGCTGCGGCAGACGGTCCCAGAGCTGCATTCCAGGAGAAGAAACAGAGGACCCCTGGAACCCACCCTCCTCTCTCcgttcccccccctccctcctttatTCCCTCTGTCTCCACAGCCGTCGTTTCCCTTCTGACACCCTCGCTgaccctctccctctttctttctccctcgCTTCATTGGTCGAAAAGAGCCGCTCGGGTTTGGCGGCTAAAGACGCATCAACAGCGCCGTCGGCCATCGAGATTCAAACCTGCGACCGAGCAGCCCGTCGGTGCTTTAAACTGAGTGGAAAAATATGCATCCGTCTCCTCGAAGCTCCCACTTTTTCTTCAGCTGCGTGCAGATGCTGGAGTCCAAAATTGAATAAGCATCAATAaatctttaaatgtttgtatgtgttccaacatcacacacacacacacacacacacacacacacacacacacacacacacacacacacacacactcattctttTTGTACATCACAGTGGCTATCAGAAACCATATGTTTTCACAGCACACATCTGGGAcagattacccccccccctcttttttttctcaactAGTTGCAGCCTTCCCATCTAGAGACCCCAACTCCCTCTCATctacacacgcgcacgcacacgtaGCCGTTTGAAAGAAGGGGGACCAGAGgatgtgctgctgttttctgttgatGTAGTTAGCTGTAAGGTATTTATGGCAGCCTGAACAAACAAATACATACATAAACCTAGAAAGGCCTCGCTACATGCCCTCTTTGAACCtttgagtgtgtgcgtgcgtgcgtgcgtgcgtgtgcttgtccagtccctcctccttcttctctccagtGAAAACACAGGACCACATGTCAGCTTTCAACAGCCTCAACGTTCGCGTAGATTAACAATTAACCAGTTTGCTGAAAGGCTGAGACGCGGATCGAGGAATCCCCTTCTAACCTCGGATCCCGCTCCCCGTCCCCCATCACAAACGGAAGCAAAGTTTACAGTTTAGGACGGAACGCGCCTGCGATGCAAACACAAGTAGGTGCAGCTAAGAATGTGGGGGAAAGGTGCAGGCAAAAAGCGGCATTCTCACCAAAGGTCGACTCGGTTTGCTCCGACTGTCTTCTGCTCTCATGAGTCCTGGGAGTGCAGAAGGACCTCGCAGCGCCACATTGTACCACCCCGCATCTGTAGTCTCCTCCCCGTCCAGTCCCAGCCTCCAGCAACCAGAAGAAAGCCCGAGTCTGCCAGAACCTCTCGACTCATGGCCCATCTGCCACTGTTAGTACAGTTTCTGCACTTTTATTCCGCCTCAATATCACGAATCCAATAAAACCGCAACGCAACGATGTGGAAATCCGTGTTAAATAGTGAATGCAAGGACAATGTAGTGAATGTCACCCCTCAAAAGATTTACTGGATCACTCGAGTTAACAGCCAAGAGATCTAAACATCATTCAAATCTTCAGCATTTTCTAGTATCTAACGTGTCTACTAGGGGGCGTTTTTATATTTACTTAGTTATTTTATTCACGCGTAAATGGAAAGTGGAATCCACGTCAAACTATGCGtaaaacaaaattaataaaTGGTATTGTTGAAATCCTATATAGTATATAATCGCAAGAGGAGACACcaatgctctgcagctctgctgggtGTTTGTAAAT
It contains:
- the crocc2 gene encoding rootletin isoform X1; this encodes MSASENSDSNKLESVIQRLEESVLSEEKKLTVRGPSPDAPPACLPARVREIVTKNLSESPAGAMSSVMSLQEENRVLQGELARLEDLLAHSRADRDELAIKYSAISERLEQTLRFDTAQGDRDSPESRSLTQQNVDLRRRLDEEQAAYKRKLTAYQEGQQRQAQLVQKLQAKVLQYKKRCGDLEQILQEKTSELDKHLLTGVSEAANGRHQDEQSSNLEDALIRLEEEQQRSSSLSAVNAMLREQLEQAGIANEALSQDIRRLTTDWTKAREELEQKESDWRREEESFHSYFSSEHSRLLMLWRQVVGFRRNVCELKNGTERDLSDMRNELARTCHSVQVSCSSLSSVLHSREGGAVLALEREKSLRLQLEQQLRERVGEMMNFQTKADAEKSGLSLRLSDLLRESERLKGQIEERDTEIAVLMRKLKEQSVNDETDMQMMKTHTESLLDTLRDIAQTVLQEGDSSSEADQENSGTPLLALFHSSSTRRSTSPSRSSSQALLTDSALCALRSAVTNKTLQLQDVRGRLISSQSSIQQLRKQLSESDLAKREAEQRIQSLQRERDAAQREKETTLKEKERLKEDRDVLASEKVSLEKVVQAAQGSSQLLEMESKKLQLIVASAQRERDHEREQKEAAVLERDRAKAETQRIQKQLEQSESRLSSQRGELSAVRETHQKGEVERQVLEGERAQLSEALARAESRNAELSLLLNKLQSEEAALRDSLAKVGSLNESLAQDKADLNTYILQLEEEKSVLQAQKREAQQEKLTIRDELVRLEQDRLELDAARITLQHSLQDVELSQVGVDAELQSLREEKVKLQERVTQLCSEVSSLGSELSLAKGEGQRSEVALEEAGRSRAELARDKAALVVQLTASEKENTALSEELAAFRSERESLETSLFEMQQQLVQAESRREQLEAENQNLRLRSETAAAELRRLRSDGENVLAQAEREKQALTQTLNAAQLEAQQALHKAVSEHQEEVERLVSEKEALRDSLLMEQESALRKLRQEMEEPLHRAEREREELQEELRSLQHDRDQSLLQAETEKQQALSLKETEKAVLSDRVSCLQAELTAAALEAERMSREAALYREQEQIRVAALNSELQALRSQLEDASSLHERELQSAREACTDLQSHTDVALKELDQCRAALAANEETRDQLKRDVMDAERRQNQTVDTLETCRREVSELRRNLADITHEKDTLSHSNILLRETVRSAESERISVKRQHEEKEQKLSVLEESFASVQKEVTELRGCLREVERSRLEARRELQELRRKLKVLDGEKEQKEREVAELQTRLLLEEQREEEKAKELFAVRHKLTEAETARDFLKKELSMTQKRLVESESSWRSGERELTAQLQEARGCEKKLQDEAKNLALRTQAAQDSAAQSGLLLSETQGRLAATEAELIRAEAGKKDLEFRLNSIQSALTRTLGIGASGRRGRGRSPGGSSTSPGTISRHQSISPLRTSLSPPKEIQVCTPDTTLNSGAASPERGEAPLPLPQPELDPDALRSDLRDFMQELRETQRERDDAKCRVGLLERELEEMLGDQDSTQSRLTHLQKAFQEYQEGKRGLEERLSTTQILLQQQEEAVRRADRDRRAVTDRLRDLERALQVSETDKKNMQDQLNKQRAAEMRLDSERRRLREALEAAEARATRVELGRRSLEGELQRLKLSLGDRETESQNSQERYDSLMKQLSEGEARTSLLQRETERLSHSLLKSQEDESILKEKISSLRKSLQEAAASHSSHQSRLAALQKMLTEVEHDKRLLQEQLEEARVSAAEGKRSSASISERIQSLQGELSHSERRREELEAELRSTQELLQQRTASLTEAQRSAQSAQVERATVEERLRGLQRAVAMLETEKKDAERQAVRLEKDKNALRNTLDKVERQKLMTEESSMRLSAAKGRLDRSLNTAEQELQEAQQQILMLQTQLADLEQSHGLCESLVKQREEAQREAERLRSSFREAEQTLGARERAHRHRVKGLEEQVSTLKEQLLQEMKRRQPSLPSPLMPAGN